One Hordeum vulgare subsp. vulgare chromosome 4H, MorexV3_pseudomolecules_assembly, whole genome shotgun sequence DNA window includes the following coding sequences:
- the LOC123451085 gene encoding pentatricopeptide repeat-containing protein At3g49730-like, with amino-acid sequence MQRLLPATLLRRRGLSTDAAPDHSLASSAELAHRLLRRHGADPQRLASALSASGLDPASPRLLDAVLRRCGAASSLALGYFHWCSPSLPSAPLPSSLALLAKCFSRASAAPCPSLLAPLPSHLLSASILSPVLRRLPPPRVLPFALSLLSSRPAHDHPSLFLSLLESLSKTGHVAAAERLVEELQPRLPLSLRHYTALLYGWCRLAKLDEAKHVLARMKAAGVAPDVVVFNTLLAGFVADGRFEDAFELAREMERRDCPPNAVSYTTLMQGLGSKGRVDEVMRVFVEMRRKGCTPDSVTYGTLVTAFCKAGRLSQGYEFLDSMSRDGLRVDPGVYLGFFVAHEKEQQLEECLELMERMRECRCPPDLNIYNVVIRLSCKLGETKQAIALWNETENSGLSPGVDTFAIMVNGLVGQGSLVDACNYFKDMVGRGLFVAPQYGVLKDLLNALVRDEKLELAKDVWGCIASRGCELNVSAWTIWIHALYAKKHVKEACSYCLDMLEAGLMPQPDTFAKLMKGLKKLYNRQIAAEITEKVRLMAEERHVSFKMYKRRGVKDLEEKPKSKRRKGQKRSRGRQTVQGQSGERANLSDSVDDEELSS; translated from the coding sequence ATGCAGCGCCTCCTCCCCGccaccctcctccgccgccgcggcCTCTCCACCGACGCCGCCCCGGACCACAGCCTCGCCTCCTCCGCGGAGCTCGCGCACCGCCTGCTCCGCCGCCACGGCGCCGACCCGCAGAGGCTGGCCTCCGCGCTGTCCGCGTCGGGGCTCGACCCGGCCTCCCCGCGCCTCCTCGACGCGGTGCTCCGCCGCtgcggcgccgcctcctccctcgCGCTCGGCTACTTCCACTGGTGCTCCCCGTCGCTGCCCTCCgcgccgctcccctcctccctcgcgCTCCTCGCAAAGTGCTTCTCCCGCGCCTCCGCCGCGCCCTGCCCCTCCCTCCTCGCGccgctcccttcccacctcctctcggCCTCCATCCTCTCGCCCGtcctccgccgcctcccgccGCCGCGCGTCCTCCCCTTCGCGCTCTCGCTCCTCTCCTCCCGCCCCGCCCACGACCACccctccctcttcctctccctcctcgAGTCGCTCTCCAAGACCGGCCACGTCGCCGCCGCCGAGCGGCTCGTCGAGGAGCTCCAGCCCCGCCTCCCGCTCTCGCTCCGCCACTACACCGCCCTCCTCTACGGCTGGTGCCGCCTGGCCAAGCTCGACGAGGCCAAGCACGTGCTCGCCCGCATGAAGGCCGCCGGGGTCGCCCCGGACGTCGTCGTCTTCAACACCCTGCTCGCGGGATTCGTCGCCGACGGCAGGTTCGAGGACGCCTTCGAGCTGGCGAGGGAGATGGAGCGGCGGGATTGCCCTCCCAACGCGGTCTCCTACACCACCCTCATGCAGGGGCTCGGGTCCAAGGGGAGGGTTGATGAGGTAATgagggtgtttgttgaaatgcggAGGAAGGGATGCACGCCGGATTCTGTCACCTATGGCACTCTGGTTACTGCATTTTGCAAGGCAGGCAGGTTATCCCAGGGTTACGAGTTCTTGGACTCCATGTCGAGGGACGGGCTGCGGGTGGATCCCGGAGTGTACCTTGGGTTCTTTGTGGCACATGAGAAGGAGCAGCAGCTGGAGGAGTGCTTGGAGCTGATGGAGAGGATGAGGGAGTGCAGGTGCCCCCCAGACCTCAATATCTACAATGTGGTGATTCGGCTGTCCTGTAAGCTCGGAGAGACGAAACAAGCCATCGCATTGTGGAACGAGACGGAGAATAGCGGGCTTAGTCCTGGAGTCGACACATTCGCGATCATGGTGAATGGGCTTGTTGGTCAGGGGTCACTGGTCGATGCGTGCAATTATTTCAAGGACATGGTCGGGAGGGGGCTATTTGTTGCACCGCAGTATGGAGTGCTGAAGGACCTCCTCAATGCGTTAGTCagggatgagaaacttgagcttgcaaAGGATGTCTGGGGTTGCATTGCCAGCAGAGGTTGTGAGCTAAATGTGAGTGCATGGACAATCTGGATCCATGCACTGTACGCGAAGAAACATGTCAAGGAGGCCTGTTCGTATTGCTTGGACATGCTCGAGGCAGGGCTGATGCCGCAGCCAGACACGTTTGCAAAGCTAATGAAGGGACTGAAAAAACTGTACAACAGACAGATTGCTGCTGAAATCACTGAGAAGGTCAGGTTGATGGCGGAGGAGAGACATGTGAGCTTTAAAATGTATAAGAGGCGTGGGGTGAAGGATCTCGAAGAGAAGCCCAAGTCAAAGAGAAGGAAAGGGCAAAAGCGGAGTCGGGGGAGGCAGACTGTTCAAGGTCAGTCTGGAGAACGTGCCAACCTTTCGGATTCTGTCGACGATGAAGAACTCTCAAGTTGA
- the LOC123447646 gene encoding uncharacterized protein LOC123447646 gives MPMSSPQEGKPEGAGRGQDERPSKAWGLLVFGLVGAAAATLAVAHVRKSVDWFYTQLNKVQTTASWRKASKSSTGGTFSDDARRRYYQRMQQEFEDEQERVQRIRHMQSVFNRERNKFRKSYESWKENGPPGGYNYIPRDDWYWQTDTPNSENKNRRTYTPAGPRGYPMSHHYTVLGLDRSRGTPYTDAEVKSAFRTKAMEVHPDQNQDNRETAEEEFKEVVKSYEAIKLERKNNAS, from the exons atgCCCATGTCCTCCCCGCAGGAGGGGAAACCCGAGGGCGCGGGGAGGGGGCAGGACGAGCGGCCTTCCAAGGCCTGGGGGCTGCTCGTCTTCGGCCTCGTCGGCGCCGCCGCCGCGACCCTCGCG GTTGCCCACGTTCGGAAAAGTGTTGATTGGTTCTACACTCAG CTGAATAAGGTGCAGACAACAGCATCTTGGAGGAAGGCAAGTAAAAGCTCCACCGGTGGAACTTTTAGTGACGATGCCAGGAGAAGATATTATCAACGTATGCAGCAGGAATTTGAGGATGAACAGGAAAGAGTT CAAAGAATAAGGCACATGCAAAGTGTTTTCAACCGAGAGAGGAACAAATTCAGGAAAAGTTATGAAAGTTGGAAGGAGAATGGGCCCCCAGGTGGATATAATTACATCCCGCGGGATGACTGGTATTGGCAGACAGATACGCCTAACTCGGAAAATAAAAATAGGCGGACATATACTCCGGCAGGACCTAGGGGTTACCCTATGTCACATCATTACACCGTTCTTGGTCTTGATAG ATCACGAGGGACTCCATACACAGATGCAGAAGTAAAG AGTGCTTTTAGAACAAAAGCAATGGAGGTCCACCCTGACCAAAATCAAGATAATAGAG AGACTGCTGAAGAAGAGTTCAAGGAGGTTGTCAAATCTTACGAGGCAATAAAACTGGAGAGGAAAAATAATGCAAGTTGA